Proteins from one Besnoitia besnoiti strain Bb-Ger1 chromosome XIII, whole genome shotgun sequence genomic window:
- a CDS encoding hypothetical protein (encoded by transcript BESB_029980), which produces MGFLARMGGAVFARSVLYAAVAWVGVVSISHVSAEVGLLLGGINKEFVMESRGHNWSMDAGACFVGRPRHLVVDPTLDHDFMRTQELITNYTGPRLCAWLENTYTEHMAQKKAWEAEHQKSKSSVSVFNVLKKLKKAVASFPVFTVTVTVRYFDLWHDDRWGNPLPWIMARFEYTLPENGYGLFSHISPVFSMNPSSGTAAVVHILLSPPPTFNQYVDLGKEKAILLSALASGTGVGHAILAGDKKSPVVQVFQLGQLIYALAENVLTMKFAIGDFWLKGTECYILSRLAVTTLINGVPLCQFVANRGGRGLWALYKAEKRKSVAVSVTAVDFFNYRRPTFQAIVTEGLIFGGVNDAPVVMELVTDPTVIPKYVGTVKAARKVRWTVSLLKFFHFVAETGMAVYDAKEEVARRREMSRILAASRGELGAR; this is translated from the exons ATGGGTTTTCTCGCCAGGATGGGCGGAGCGGTTTTCGCTCGGTCCGTCCTCTATGCCGCAGTGGCATGGGTCGGTGTCGTGAGTATTTCACATGTGTCGGCTGAGGTCGGTCTGCTTCTCGGCGGAATCAACAAGGAATTCGTCATGGAATCTCGTGGACATAACTGGAGTATGGATGCTGGAGCGTGTTTTGTGGGCCGCCCCCGCCATCTGGTCGTCGATCCCACGCTTGATCATGATTTCATGAGGACGCAGGAACTGATCACCAACTACACAGGGCCGCGTCTTTGTGCGTGGCTAGAGAACACGTATACGGAGCATATGGCGCAAAAGAAAGCATGGGAAGCTGAGCATCAGAAATCCAA GAGCAGCGTGTCAGTGTTTAACGTTCTGAAAAAACTGAAGAAGGCCGTTGCTTCTTTTCCCGTATTTACGGTCACGGTGACTGTGAGGTACTTTGACCTGTGGCACGACGATAGGTGGGGGAATCCTCTGCCGTGGATCATGGCGAGGTTTGAGTACACGCTTCCGGAGAACGGATACGGTCTTTTCTCGCACATATCCCCCGTTTTTTCTATGAACCCGTCATCTGGGACGGCAGCAGTGGTACACATCCTTCTAAGCCCCCCGCCCACCTTCAACCAGTATGTGGATCTCGGTAAAGAGAAGGCGATCCTGTTATCGGCCTTAGCAAGTGGCACAGGAGTAGGCCACGCGATACTGGCGGGGGACAAGAAGTCACCAGTTGTCCAGGTGTTCCAATTAGGGCAGCTCATCTATGCTTTGGCTGAAAACGTACTGACGATGAAGTTTGCGATTGGTGACTTTTGGCTGAAAGGCACCGAATGCTACATTCTTTC GAGGTTGGCAGTAACAACGCTCATTAATGGCGTGCCACTATGCCAGTTTGTGGCAAatcgaggcggcagaggactATGGGCGCTTTACAaagcagagaaaaggaagtCAGTTGCTGTGAGTGTCACAGCCGTCGACTTCTTCAATTACCGCCGTCCCACTTTCCAAGCAATAGTGACAGAAGGGTTGATTTTTGGAGGTGTCAATGACGCCCCTGTCGTAATGGAGCTTGTCACAGACCCGACGGTGATTCCTAAGTATGTGGGAACGGTCAAAGCGGCGCGAAAAGTCCGGTGGACCGTATCCTTGTTGAAGTTTTTCCACTTTGTTGCCGAGACCGGTATGGCAGTATACGATGCTAAGGAAGAagtcgcgaggaggagggaaaTGTCACGTatcctcgcggcctctcgcggggAACTCGGTGCCAGATGA